The Hyalangium gracile DNA segment CTCGTACCTGAGCGTGGAGGCCTATGCCTCCGTCAACTACGGCGAGAAGGGCGGCGAGTTCCGCTTCGCCATGGACTATCCGCCCTTCCTGTCCCAGAGCGGCCAGCCCCTGGTACCCGCTCCCACGTTCCAGGTGGGCGGGGGCCTTCGCATCAACCTCTGATCCCAGCTCGGGGCCACGCCCGTCCGCGCGCGTGGCCCCGAGTATCTCGCGGGTGACGCCGCCGTCGAGGCGATGGCCTCCGCGGAGCCCCCAGACCGCCCCGTGGAGCAGCTCCTCCAGGAGCACCGGCGCGCCCCTCGTTGCCCGTCTGGCCGCCGAGCAAGGCAGGCGAGCGGGCAGGCGCCCCGGTGTCATCGCGTCCAGGAGTGAACAGCTTCCTGGACGATGAAAGCCTGGCTCCCACTCTCCCTTGGCCTGTTGCTCGGGCAGACGCCCGAGGTGACTCCCGCCGTTCCTCCTGACGCCGACGTCCAGGACCCTGCCGCGATCGAGCTGCGGGAGGCCTGGGAGCGGGCGCTCCTCAACGCCGACGCCACCGATGAGGGACAGGACTTCACGGACGGCAACATCCAGATGCCGGCCCTTGAGGTGGGCGGCCGCAATGACACCACGCGCTCCGTCCCCGCGGCGGACGCGGCCGCCGCCGGACAGGCCACAGGCCTGGGCACTACCGGAGTGGGTGGAGCCGGCACCGCTGGCATCACGGACGCTGCAGGCGCCACGGAAGGCACCCAGGCCGCGCAGGCCCCCGCCTCCACCGGGAACCCGCAGCAGGACGTGGCGCAGCTGCGCGCCCAGGTCCAGGCGCTACAGGCCCAGCTCGAGGCGAGCACCGCCAACACCGGCCTCGTCCAGGAGCAGCTCACCGGCATCCAGGATCGCGCCGGGGAGATGGAGCGCCTGCGCCAGGAGCGGCTGAGCGAGCTGGAGCGCGCCCGGACCTGGCTCGTCGCCGCCGATCAGGCGCTCGCGGTGGGCGAGCTGGCCATCGGCGACGCGCTGACCGAGGCGGACACGGCGCTCGCGCAGGTGCTCGACAGCGCCACCGCGACGGGCAGCGGGCAGACCGTCATCCTCATCGAGGACGCTCGCGGCTTCATCGCCCAGGCGCTCGAGGCCACCGGGCGGCGCGACACCTACCAGGCCCGAGGGCACCTGCTGGCCGCGGACTGGCAGCTGCGACAGGCCCGGCGCGAGAACCTCGACACGCCCGGGGCGACCGTCGTCACCCAGTGAAGTACGGCGTCGTCTCCGCCGGAGGGCTCTGCGGCCGGGCGATGAGGTAGCCCTGCAGGTAGTCCACCCCGTGCGAGCGCACCCAGCGCAGCTCCTCGGGTGTCTCGATGCCCTCCGCCACCGTGCGGATGTTCAGCTTCTGGGCGATCTCCAGCAGCTTCTGCGTGATGGACGCCTTGTACGCGTCCTCATGGATGTTCCGGATGAGCTCCATGTCCAGCTTGATGATGTCCGGGCGCAGCTGGTGGATGAGGTTGAGCGAGGAGTGCCCCGCCCCCAGGTCATCCAGCGCCACCCGGAACCCCGCCTGCCGGTAGAAGTCGATGATGGAGCGCAGGTGCCGCGTGTCCTCGGCGTGGTCCGTCTCGATGACCTCGAAGACCACGTTGCGTGGCGCGATGTTCGCCTCCTTGATGGTGGCCACCGTGGAGCGCAGGCAGTACGCCGGATCGTAGATGGCCGTCGGCGTGAAGTTGATGAAGATGGGCACGCGCAGCCCGTGCCGCTGCGCCTCGCGGATGGCCGTGGTGCGCGCCGCCAGATCCAGCTGGAAGAGCAGATCCGCCCCGCGCGCCGTCTCCATCATCTTCCCCGGAGACACCATCGAGCCGTCCACCGCCTTGCCCCGCATGAGGGCCTCGTAGGCGAAGATCTGCCGCGTGTCCTGGGCCAGGACGATGGGCTGGAAGTGCGCCGTGAGCCGCTTCTCGGCCAGCAGCTCCACCAGCCACCCCGACTGGCTCACGGAGAGGAACTGCTCCAGCGAGCCCACCTTCGGGAAGTCCGTGAGGTCCGGCTCCTGCGAACCGCCCTTGAAGAGCGCCCGGGTGCCCCGGAGCTCCTCGCCCGTCATGCAGCCGCCCAGCTTCGCGGCGAAGCTGCCGCGGTCGCCCTCCCCCAGCTGCACCACCACGCAGCGGGCCTCGGGCCGGAGCTGGTGCTCCAGGCCCGACTCCCGGAGGAAGGCCATCAGCTTGCCCAGGCTGTGCCCCAGCGGGAGCCACAGGAACAAGCGCCCGTGGCCTTCCATGGGGGCGGGGAGCGTCTGACACCGTCCACACTGCGCGAGCAGGGCTTCGTTCACCATGGGGCTCCCGTCGAGGCTCAGGGGGTCTCTCGGAGGATCATCAGACCGCGGGACGTCTCCGTGGCGTAGACATAACCGTCTCCCGGGACGGTCACATCGGTAACGCCCTCGAAGAAGGAGGCGCCCCGGCCCGTGTCCGTCTCCCGCCACGTGTTGAAGTAGCCCACCTGGCGCGGCTCGTTCGGGTTGGAAACGTCCAGCACGCGCACCCCGTCCTGGTAGTGCGCCAGGTACAGCTTCGTGCCCGACAGCTTCGCCGAGCGCAGCGCCACCTCCGGGCGCATGGAGAACTCGGCCACCTGGGTGATGATGGACGGCGAGCTGACGTCCAGGATGCGCAGGTGCGCGCCCCAGTCCTCCCCCGACTCGAAGGCCAGCGTGCGGCTGCCGATGGTGCCCACGTCCACCGTGCGGGTGGTGGCGTTGGTGTACGCGAAGCGGCCCAGCAGCTTGGGCTGCCGGGGGTTGGCCACGTCCGACACCGTCAGCCCGTACGACCAGTGGCTCACGTACAGCCGGCCCCCGCGAGCCACGAGATCATAGGGACGGTCGCCCAGCGCCGGCTGGCTCTGCTCGACGAAGTAGCGCTTGGCCACCACCAGCTCGCGCGGGTTGGTGGCGTCGAAGACGAGGACCTCCGCGTTCGGCGAGGGCGAGGCCGCGTACAGCCAGGTGCCGTCCATCGTCACCGAGCGCACCACGACCGCCTCCGACGGGAACGACTTGACCGCCTTGGGCGCCGTGGGATCCGACACGTCGTAGACCAGCACGCCTCGCTTGCTGGTGGCGATGTACATCGTCTGGTTGGCGACCCAGATCTGGTGCCAGACGTCGCCGTCGCTGCTCTCGAGCTCCTGCTTCGCCACCAGCCTCGGGGCCGCGGGGTTGGAGATGTCGTAGACGTAGAAGCCCGCCTCCCGCGCCGCCACGTAGGCGTAGCCTCCCGAGACGAAGACGTCCTGGGGCACTCCCTTCGGCACGGCGATCTCCGCGACGAGCTCCATGCCCGCCGCGTCCACCTCGCTCGCGCGGCGCTGGATGCGCGTGGCCCGGAAGGTACCCGCCAGATCCAGCGTGCCGTTGGAGCAGCGGCGGAACAAGCCCTCCACCTGGGTGGGCGAGGCCGAGCGGCAGCCGGCGAACAGGTACTTGAGCGGCGTGCCGTTGGTGGCGGTCACCTCGCTGGTCAGCTCGAACAGCTCCGGCTCCACACGAGTGCCCGCGATGGGCAGCCCCGAGAGCGTCGGCTGGCCCAGGTAGTTGATGACGCCGGAGGAGCGCTCCCCATCATCG contains these protein-coding regions:
- a CDS encoding EAL domain-containing protein codes for the protein MFLWLPLGHSLGKLMAFLRESGLEHQLRPEARCVVVQLGEGDRGSFAAKLGGCMTGEELRGTRALFKGGSQEPDLTDFPKVGSLEQFLSVSQSGWLVELLAEKRLTAHFQPIVLAQDTRQIFAYEALMRGKAVDGSMVSPGKMMETARGADLLFQLDLAARTTAIREAQRHGLRVPIFINFTPTAIYDPAYCLRSTVATIKEANIAPRNVVFEVIETDHAEDTRHLRSIIDFYRQAGFRVALDDLGAGHSSLNLIHQLRPDIIKLDMELIRNIHEDAYKASITQKLLEIAQKLNIRTVAEGIETPEELRWVRSHGVDYLQGYLIARPQSPPAETTPYFTG
- a CDS encoding LVIVD repeat-containing protein, encoding MIRLFALTVGALLFTAGCGKDNAPARKDCELEKLDLSSCDRSGLGSIQAQGIWNMDIAFDDGERSSGVINYLGQPTLSGLPIAGTRVEPELFELTSEVTATNGTPLKYLFAGCRSASPTQVEGLFRRCSNGTLDLAGTFRATRIQRRASEVDAAGMELVAEIAVPKGVPQDVFVSGGYAYVAAREAGFYVYDISNPAAPRLVAKQELESSDGDVWHQIWVANQTMYIATSKRGVLVYDVSDPTAPKAVKSFPSEAVVVRSVTMDGTWLYAASPSPNAEVLVFDATNPRELVVAKRYFVEQSQPALGDRPYDLVARGGRLYVSHWSYGLTVSDVANPRQPKLLGRFAYTNATTRTVDVGTIGSRTLAFESGEDWGAHLRILDVSSPSIITQVAEFSMRPEVALRSAKLSGTKLYLAHYQDGVRVLDVSNPNEPRQVGYFNTWRETDTGRGASFFEGVTDVTVPGDGYVYATETSRGLMILRETP